A region of the Trichocoleus sp. genome:
GCTGATGGGCGCGTTTCAAAAGTGACGATGCTCAACTTCTTCAACATCGGACGCAAAGAACCCTGGATTGAGGCATTGCAGGAGGCGGGCTATCCCAAGGTTGACCCGGAGGCAGTCAAACCGCTGTTTGAGTACCTGGAGTTCTGTCTGAAACAGGTGATCGCAGATAACGAGTTGGGCGCATTGCTCAAAGGTCTAGAAGGTGAGTACATTCTGCCTGGGCCAGGCGGTGACCCAATCCGCAACCCTGATGTGCTACCGACGGGCAAGAATATCCATGCGCTCGATCCGCAGTCCATCCCCACAACGGCCGCAGTCCAGGCTGCCCAAGTCGTCGTCGAACGCCTGCTCGATCGCCAAAGGGCTGAAAACAACGGGGCATATCCCGAAACGATTTCCTTTGTGCTCTGGGGAACGGATAACATTAAGACCTACGGTGAATCCCTGGCACAGGTGATGATGCTGGTGGGAGTCCGTCCGGTTCCTGATGCTTTGGGTCGGGTCAACAAGCTGGAATTGATGTCGCTGGAAGAACTGGGCCATCCTCGGATTGACGTAGTGGTCAACTGCTCTGGGGTGTTCCGTGATTTGTTCATTAACCAGATGAATTTGCTCGATCGCGCCATCAAAATGGCAGCAGAGGCAGATGAGCCTGTGGAGATGAATTATGTCCGCAAGCACGCCATCAAGCAGGCAGAAGAGATGGGCGTTAATCTGCGGCAGGCAGCCAGCCGGGTTTTCTCGAATGCATCTGGCTCCTATTCTTCTAACGTCAACCTGGCGGTGGAAAATAGCACCTGGGAGAACGAAGCAGAGCTACAGAACATGTATCTGTCGCGTAAGTCGTTCGCCTTCAATTCCGACAACCCGGGCGTGATGGATCAGAATCAGGATCTCTTTACCTCTGCGCTCAAAACAGTGGATGTCACGTTCCAGAACCTCGATTCTTCTGAGATTTCGCTAACGGATGTCTCGCACTACTTCGACTCTGACCCCACGAAGCTGGTAGAAAATCTGCGGAAGGATGGTAAGAAACCTGCTGCCTATATCGCAGATACGACAACCGCCAATGCCCAAGTCCGGACGCTATCTGAAACGGTGCGCCTCGATGCTCGGACCAAGCTCCTCAATCCCAAATGGTATGAGGGAATGCTGTCTCACGGGTATGAAGGCGTGCGCGAACTCTCGAAGCGACTGGTCAACACAATGGGCTGGTCTGCGACCGCAGGTGCAGTAGACAACTGGATCTACGAAGACACCAATACCACCTTCATTCAGGATGAGGCAATGCGGAATCGCCTGATGAACCTCAACCCACACTCTTTCCGCAAGGTTGTTACCACGCTACTCGAAGTAAACGGTCGCGGCTATTGGGAAACCTCTGAGGAAAACCTCGATCTGCTGCGTCAGCTTTATCAGGAAGTGGAAGACCGGATCGAAGGTGTGGAGTAGCGCTATTCACCCGCTCGGATGAGCCACACAGACGAAGTAGAACGTCGATCGCTCCTTCTACAGTAAGGAAAGATAAGTGACGTTCATGGAATCGACCCAGCAGGGGGCTGCTGGGTTTTTTATTAGAAACTTATTTGCAAAAACGATTCCCGAAGCGACTGACAGATTTCTTTACCAGAGGTTTACACTTCTGCAGCAGAGCTATAGAAAGCCTGGACGAGGACGGTGTTAGAGTTAAACCGTAACTTTTGAACCGTGACTTTACAGAGGTAGAACTGTCGTGTCAGCCAGCGCATTATTTCTGGGAGGCATCAACGGAATTTTGTGGCTCATTGCCCTGCTACTCTTCGTGCCGATCGCCGTTTTGTTCATCGAATGCTGGGTAGCCTGGCTACCGCCTCGTCAGCGATGGGAGCAAACGAAGATAGCTGCACCTAAACTGGCGATTCTTATGCCTGCTCATGATGAAGCTGCTGGAATTCGTCCAGTCTTAGAAGGATTGAAAGGGCAACTGAAGTCAGCCGATCGCCTGGTTGTCATTGCCGATAATTGCACGGATAACACCGCTGAGGTAGCTCGTTCAACAGGAGCCACGGTAATTGAGCGAAAAGACCCGACTCGGCGTGGCAAAGGTTATGCCCTGGACTTTGGCATGAAATTTCTGGCTGCTGATCCACCAGATGTGGTGGTGATTATGGATGCCGACTGTGTTGCCGAACCAGGAACGATCGATCGAATCGGGCAAAAAGCAATGATTCTCAATCGTCCTGTCCAGGCGATCTACTTGATGGAACGTCCAGCTCAACCTAAGCCCAAGGATGCCGTGTCAGCGCTGGCATTTATGGTCAAGAATTTGGTGCGTCCGAGAGGGCTGGAGTGGTTTGGTTTGCCCTGCCCCTTGACCGGAACCGGTATGGCATTTCCCTGGCAAGTCATTCGCTCTGCCTCCTTAGCTAGCGGCAATATTGTCGAAGATATGCAGCTCGGGGTAGACCTGGCGATCGACGGCTATGCGCCAAGCCTTTGTACAGATGCAAAAGTGAAGGGACTGCTGCCCCAGCAAGAAAAAGCAGCGAAAAGTCAAAGAACTCGCTGGGAACATGGACATCTACAAACCCTCCTGACACAAGTGCCCCGGCTGCTGCAAGTCTCACTCCAGCAGAGAAGGCTCGATCTGTTTATGCTGGCGCTTGACCTGGCAATTCCTCCGCTCTCGCTACTCGTCATGCTCTGGCTGGTCAGTCTGCTGGTCACGGCGATCGCCGGACTGATGGGGCTATCCTGGTTGCCTGCGATGTTTCTTGGAATGGCAGGTATCCTGCTGCTCATCGCGATTGTTTCTGCCTGGTTTAAGTTTGGTCGAGCCGATTTACCTGCGCTAACGCTCCTGGCTGTTCCCTTTTACGTGCTGTGGAAAATTCCTTTATACCTGGCGTTCCTGGTGCGTCGTCAGAAGAAGTGGGTTAAAACTGAGCGGGACGCGGTGTAGCTATCAAGCGTAATCCCTGAAAGCTTTTGGATTCGATCGATTTAGAGCGGCTTAAGAGGTTTCCATGAATATTACTCCAACTGAAATTCCTGAAGTTCTCATGATTGAACCTCGCGTCTTTCAAGATGAGCGTGGCTTCTTTTTTGAAAGCTTTAGCCAGAAGGCATTTGCCGAAAAAACCGGGATTGAGACTGCGTTTGTCCAAGACAATCATTCCTGTTCCAGGCAGCATGTTCTACGAGGGCTGCATTATCAGATTGAGCAACCTCAAGGTAAGTTAGTACGAGTTGTCTCAGGCGAAATTTTGGATGTTGCAGTGGATATTCGCCGCAGTTCTCCGACCTTTGGGCAATGGGTGAGTTGTGTCCTGAGTGCTGAAAACAAGCGTCAGTTCTGGGTTCCAGTCGGATTTGCTCACGGATTTTTGGCACTGTCAGACCATGCCGAAGTGCTGTACAAAACCACCGATTTTTATGCCCCTGCTCACGAACGCTGCATTCTTTGGAATGATCCTGACTTAGCGATCGGTTGGTCACTCTCTCAAGAACCGATCGTCTCCGCTAAAGATCGGCAAGGCATGCCATTTGCCAAAGCAGAAGTATTTTCTTGAGTTTGAACGTTCCTGAGTCTCAAAAGGTCAACGCTCGCTGAAATAACAGGGTCTTTATTAATTTCTAAAGATTTTGTGATCAAGTTCCGTAGATCTACGAATTGCCCACAAGCACATGAGAGCTTAGGGATGAAGTTCGTTCTTCACCAGTGGTTTTTGTGACCAACAGATACCTGAAGTGAGCAAGAGCCACTGGGTTTTTCACCGCCTGCTGAGCAAAGAGTCATTCCGGGAACGCTAGAAATAACTGATTTGAGGTAGTCATGGCACGAGTCCTTCTTATTGGTCAGACAGGACAAGTTGGGCAAGAATTACAAAAAACGCTGTCTCCGATCGGGGAACTCATTGGGTTTGGACGAGAAGAATTGGATCTAACAGAGCCTGAAAGCATCCGCCAAGCCATTCGATCGACTCAACCCCATCTGATTGTCAATGCGGCTGCCTACACTGCGGTTGATAAAGCCGAAACCGAGGTTGATCTGGCTTATGTGGTGAATCAGGACGCGCCTGCTGTGATGGCAGAACTGGCGCAGCAGATGAGAATTCCGCTGATCCATATCTCCACAGACTATGTCTTTGATGGCAACCAGAGCACACCCTACCTGGAGACAGACAAGCCAAACCCAACCGGGGTTTATGGCAAATCAAAACTGGCTGGAGAGGCGCGAATTCAAGAAATTCATGCGAGTTCCCCCACCTTTCCTTACGTGATTCTGCGAACTGCCTGGGTCTATGGCGCGTATGGCAAAGGCAATTTTGTCAAAACGATGCTGCGCCTAGGGGCAGAACGGCAAGAAGTGCGCGTGGTGGCAGATCAGATTGGGACACCGACTTGGGCAGCCGCAATTGCGGAGGCGATCGGCGTAGTTTCAACTCAGATGCTCTTGCCTGAAGCTGCTGATTCACTCTCGTTAAGCGGTATTTATCACTTTACGAATAGCGGCGCTGCTAGCTGGTACGACTTTGCCGTGGCAATTTTTGAGGAAGCAGCAGCTATAGGCATTCCCTTAAAACTAGAGCGAGTAGTTCCCATCACCACGCCGGAATATCCCACTCCCGTCAAACGTCCTCCCTACTCAGTGCTGGCCTGCCAGAAAATCAGCAAGTTTCTACCCGCTCCGCCGCAACAGTGGCGACAGGGGCTTCGGCAAATGCTCACCCAATCTATGGCTCACTCATAACCAACGCATAATCTTATGAAGGCAATTATTTTATCGGGCGGAAAAGGTACGCGCTTGCGTCCACTCACTTACACCGGAGCAAAACAATTAGTTCCGGTCGCCAACAAACCAATTCTCTGGTACGGCATTGAATCGATCGTCGCAGCCGGAATCACAGAAATTGGGATTATCATCAGCCCGGAAACGGGGGAAGAAGTGCGAGCCAAGACTGGAAACGGCGATCGATTTGGCGCAAAAATTACCTATATTTTGCAGGAAAAACCTGCGGGTCTAGCTCATGCCGTCAAGATTGCCCAACCCTTTCTCGGAGATTCGCCCTTTGTCATGTATTTGGGCGATAACCTGGTGCAAAGCAACCTGGATTTGTTCCTCGAAGATTTTCATGCCAACAACCTGGATGCGCTGACACTCCTTTGTCCGGTCAATAACCCCAGTGCGTTTGGGGTGGCAAAAGTGGATGAAAATGGGCGATTGCTGCAACTGGTGGAGAAGCCCAAAGATCCGCCTTCTAACCTGGCACTGGTGGGAATCTACATTTTCTCCAGCATCATTCATCAGGCGATCGCCTCGATTCAGCCCTCGGCAAGGGGCGAACTGGAAATCACCGATGCAATTCAAGCCTTAATTGATCAGCAAAAATCAGTGGAAGCGCGGCAGATTCGGGGCTGGTGGCTGGATACCGGGAAAAAAGATGATTTGCTTGAAGCCAATCGCGTCATTCTTGATACTTGCCTTCAGGCAGAAGTCAAAGGCATTGTAGACGAGCAAAGCCGCATTATTGGGCGAGTACACATTGGCGAAGGCTCAACAATCACCAACTGCACAATTCGCGGTCCCGTGACGATCGGCAAAAACTGCCACATTGAAAACAGCTTTATTGGACCCTACAGCAGCATCGCAGATGAAGTGAAACTGCTGGATATTGACCTGGAACATAGCGTCATTCTGCAAGGAGCCAAGGTTGAAACGATTCATCATCGCATTGTGGATAGCGTAATCGGGCAACGGGCACATGTGCGAGAAGCCGATCGCCGTCCTAAAGCATTGCGCTTCATGATTGGTGATGATTGTCAGGTGGAGTTAAATTAGTGGTACTGCCCCCTCAATTCCCCATTCCCGGGAGACTCTGAGGATGAACTTCTCCCAAAATTGGTGGGCTGGGAGCGCAATCTCGCAGCAATTCGATCGCACAAATTGAAGTCGAAACAGTCGAAATAATTGTAGGAAAAGGATTATGGTGCTTGAGCAGGAAGGATTGACCCGATCGCCGCGCAAGGTGATTATTACAGGCGGTGCGGGCTTTATTGGCTCAAACTTTGTCCATTACTGGTGTCGGCAATATCCAGGCGATCGGGTTGTGGTGCTGGATGCCTTGACCTATGCCGGAAATCGGGCAAATTTAGCATCACTGGAAGGACGTGCAAACTTGAGGTTTGTGCAAGGTGACATTGGCGATCGGGCACTAATTGACCACTTGCTTCAGGAAGAGGCGATCGATACGATTGTGCATTTTGCGGCTGAGTCGCATGTAGATCGATCGATTTTGGGTCCTGGTGCGTTCGTGCAAACGAATGTTGTCGGTACGTTTACCTTGCTAGAGGCATTCCGCCAGCACTGGATGACGCAGGAAAAGCCGGAGCACTACCGCTTTCACCATGTTTCCACCGATGAAGTCTATGGCAGTTTAGAAGCAGACGATCCGGGCTTCTCAGAAACAACGCCATACTCACCTAACAGCCCTTACTCTGCTTCCAAAGCGGGAAGCGATCATCTGGTTCGCGCCTACTTCCACACCTATGGTCTGCCGACACTAATCACCAACTGCTCGAATAACTATGGCCCTTATCACTTCCCCGAAAAACTCATTCCCCTCATGTGTATCAACATTCTCTTAGGGAAACCGCTGCCTGTGTATGGCGACGGACAAAATATTCGGGATTGGCTATATGTTGAAGACCATTGCAGCGCGATCGACACGGTGCTACACAAAAGCAAACCGGGCGAAACCTATAATATCGGCGGCAATAATGAGGTGAAAAACCTCGATTTGGTGCAAATGCTTTGTGCTCTGATGAATGAACTCGCGCCTGAGTTGCCCGTCCGTCCGGCAGAGAGCTTGATTACTTTCGTCAAAGACCGTCCTGGTCATGACCGCCGCTATGCGATCGACGCGACCAAAATCCGGACGGAGCTAGGCTGGGAACCCTCTGTTACAGTAGAGCAGGGGTTGCGCTGTACCGTGGAATGGTTTTTAAGTCATCCTGACTGGTGGCAGCCACTTTTATCAGCAGAGTATCAGGCTTACTATCAAAAGGTTTATGCGTAGAGGATTAGAGGTCTGGCTGCTTAGAATAGTGTCTGGATGAAGTAGCCCTCCCTTAACATTGCGCCTGCAATCCTCCCAAATCTCTACCCCCTCAAAATTGCCCCCAGGAGAGGTCATCATGTTCCATTGGTGGAATGCGAGAAGACGAGCGATCGCCCGATTTCCCCTATTGCTGGGATTGTTTAGTATCACGCTTGTGGTGGTGTTGGGCTGTTCTTCCATCATGGGTCTACTGCCCAACACAGCGACCGTTGCAGGAGCAAGCAACGTTGCCTATCCGCAGGCAAATCGGCTGGCAGTCGGGACGAATCTGTCTGGAATTGCTGATTGGTCTACTCAACTTCCTTTCCTGGATGCTTTCAAATATGCGCGTTCCTGGCTGACTCAATGTCAGGGTGGGGAAGTGGGATGTAACGGAACCTGGGATACTCAGGAAACCGACAAGCTCGACCTTGATGAGCATGGCTGGGTGAAATCTTTGCCGAAACCGGAAGATCCGCCCCAGTTTACGCGAGTGGGGACGTTTTTGTTTAACAGCATGGAGCAGTATCCCGGTGGACAATATGTGGTGCTGTATGACGGGGAAGGGACGATCGAATATACCTTTGATGCCAAAAAGGATACAGCCGCCTCAAAACCCGGACGCGATGTCATTACTGTGACGCCTTCTCATGATGGGCTTTTCCTGCAAATCACTGCGACTGACCCCAAGAAGAACGGTAACTATCTGCGCAATATTCATGCTGTGCCGATCGCCTATGAGTCGACCTTTCGAGAGCAGATCTTTAACCCCACGTTTATAGAGCGCATTCAGCCGTTTAGTGCACTGCGCTTTATGGACTGGATGCAAACCAACAATTCGCAGCAGCGCTCCTGGGCAGACAGACCTCAAGTTGAGGATGCGTCTTATGCCATTAAAGGCGTGCCGATCGAAATCATGGTGGAACTGGCAAATCGAATGCGAGCGATGCCCTGGTTTAATATGCCGCATCAAGCGAACGACGAATACATCAGCAATTTTGCGCGGCTGGTCAAAGAAAAACTTGACCCCAAACTGAAAGCTTATGTTGAGTTCTCAAATGAGGTGTGGAACTGGCAATTCCAGCAGTCGCACTATGCGTTGGAGCAGGGAAAAGCCAAATGGGGACAGGACAAAGGAGATGCGTTTGCTCAGTGGTATGGCATGAGAGCAGCGCAAACGTCGGATATCTGGAAGCAGGTTTTCGGCAATCAGCGCGATCGAGTAGTTTCAGTGATAGGGACGCAAACCGGATGGCAAGGACTGGAAGTGCCAATGCTTGATTGTCCTGCCTGGGTTGCAGAAGGCAACAAACCTTGTTTCCAACATGGAATGGATGCTTACGCAATCACGGGATACTTTAGCGGTAACTTGGGTAAACCGGAAAATCAAACCCTGGTTGAATCGTGGTTTCGAGAACCCGACGGTGGCTTTCGAAAAGCCTTTGAACAACTGGGCATGAAAGGAACGTTAGGGGATAGCGTAGGGGATACGGCGAAGGGATTCGCCTATCAAATGCAGGTTGCCCGCGATCGGGGCTTGAAACTGGTGGCTTATGAGGGCGGGCAGCACATCGTTGGCAGTCAAGGATTGGAAAACAATGAAAAGCTAACTGACTTCTATATCAAAGTGAATCAGCAACCAGAAATGAAAACCGTTTATACGGAAATGCTGAACCAGTGGAAAGAGGCAGGCGGAACCCTGTTTATGCACTTCAATGACATCGGAAAACCGAGTAAATGGGGCAGTTGGGGC
Encoded here:
- the rfbC gene encoding dTDP-4-dehydrorhamnose 3,5-epimerase, with the translated sequence MNITPTEIPEVLMIEPRVFQDERGFFFESFSQKAFAEKTGIETAFVQDNHSCSRQHVLRGLHYQIEQPQGKLVRVVSGEILDVAVDIRRSSPTFGQWVSCVLSAENKRQFWVPVGFAHGFLALSDHAEVLYKTTDFYAPAHERCILWNDPDLAIGWSLSQEPIVSAKDRQGMPFAKAEVFS
- a CDS encoding glucose-1-phosphate thymidylyltransferase, with the translated sequence MKAIILSGGKGTRLRPLTYTGAKQLVPVANKPILWYGIESIVAAGITEIGIIISPETGEEVRAKTGNGDRFGAKITYILQEKPAGLAHAVKIAQPFLGDSPFVMYLGDNLVQSNLDLFLEDFHANNLDALTLLCPVNNPSAFGVAKVDENGRLLQLVEKPKDPPSNLALVGIYIFSSIIHQAIASIQPSARGELEITDAIQALIDQQKSVEARQIRGWWLDTGKKDDLLEANRVILDTCLQAEVKGIVDEQSRIIGRVHIGEGSTITNCTIRGPVTIGKNCHIENSFIGPYSSIADEVKLLDIDLEHSVILQGAKVETIHHRIVDSVIGQRAHVREADRRPKALRFMIGDDCQVELN
- a CDS encoding glycosyltransferase family 2 protein, with product MSASALFLGGINGILWLIALLLFVPIAVLFIECWVAWLPPRQRWEQTKIAAPKLAILMPAHDEAAGIRPVLEGLKGQLKSADRLVVIADNCTDNTAEVARSTGATVIERKDPTRRGKGYALDFGMKFLAADPPDVVVIMDADCVAEPGTIDRIGQKAMILNRPVQAIYLMERPAQPKPKDAVSALAFMVKNLVRPRGLEWFGLPCPLTGTGMAFPWQVIRSASLASGNIVEDMQLGVDLAIDGYAPSLCTDAKVKGLLPQQEKAAKSQRTRWEHGHLQTLLTQVPRLLQVSLQQRRLDLFMLALDLAIPPLSLLVMLWLVSLLVTAIAGLMGLSWLPAMFLGMAGILLLIAIVSAWFKFGRADLPALTLLAVPFYVLWKIPLYLAFLVRRQKKWVKTERDAV
- the rfbB gene encoding dTDP-glucose 4,6-dehydratase, with translation MVLEQEGLTRSPRKVIITGGAGFIGSNFVHYWCRQYPGDRVVVLDALTYAGNRANLASLEGRANLRFVQGDIGDRALIDHLLQEEAIDTIVHFAAESHVDRSILGPGAFVQTNVVGTFTLLEAFRQHWMTQEKPEHYRFHHVSTDEVYGSLEADDPGFSETTPYSPNSPYSASKAGSDHLVRAYFHTYGLPTLITNCSNNYGPYHFPEKLIPLMCINILLGKPLPVYGDGQNIRDWLYVEDHCSAIDTVLHKSKPGETYNIGGNNEVKNLDLVQMLCALMNELAPELPVRPAESLITFVKDRPGHDRRYAIDATKIRTELGWEPSVTVEQGLRCTVEWFLSHPDWWQPLLSAEYQAYYQKVYA
- the rfbD gene encoding dTDP-4-dehydrorhamnose reductase; the encoded protein is MARVLLIGQTGQVGQELQKTLSPIGELIGFGREELDLTEPESIRQAIRSTQPHLIVNAAAYTAVDKAETEVDLAYVVNQDAPAVMAELAQQMRIPLIHISTDYVFDGNQSTPYLETDKPNPTGVYGKSKLAGEARIQEIHASSPTFPYVILRTAWVYGAYGKGNFVKTMLRLGAERQEVRVVADQIGTPTWAAAIAEAIGVVSTQMLLPEAADSLSLSGIYHFTNSGAASWYDFAVAIFEEAAAIGIPLKLERVVPITTPEYPTPVKRPPYSVLACQKISKFLPAPPQQWRQGLRQMLTQSMAHS